The Sesamum indicum cultivar Zhongzhi No. 13 linkage group LG1, S_indicum_v1.0, whole genome shotgun sequence genome includes a window with the following:
- the LOC105156237 gene encoding rust resistance kinase Lr10-like, protein MSVLLIFAFFILFFPLLGVRTDDCMPTRCRKGGPLIQSPFRLKDQHPEYCGYPGFAVYCDEKNDTVLVLPLSLKFVVKKINYVDRLVQLYDPGKCLPQKLPYLNLSVSPFHFLDTDNIFDVNLFNCSVQKIYLGNVISCLSDSSHYFYAIDLDGYDQWDLTSCTSIHKISSVPWYVFDATDLHLAWSEPACDICERRGQRCNLKNYSSGRPIQCIDKVNTDPGGSNKPLFPGATLASVLVVTIFAALLLLYRSIRVNKENELKIEKFLEDYRALKPTRFSYSDVRRITNQFSEKLGEGGYGIVYKGKLSNEINVAVKVLNNSTGNGEEFVTEVGTIGRIHHINVVRLVGFCAEGFRRVLVYEFLPNDSLEKFIFQADLKRNSLSWPKLQDIALGIAKGIEYLHQGCDQQILHFDIKPHNILLDHNFIPKICDFGLAKLCSKEQSAVTIMDGFHQTMTAARGTMGYIAPEVLSRTFGRVSYKSDVYSFGMLLLEMVGGRKNVDHEANTSQVNFPQWIYNHLNVGEDLWQNIEQEEDRSIARKVTIVGLWCIQWHPTDRPSMKVAVQMLEGDGHNLDMPPNPFPATNATSSAAGLRGRQYHNGLPLILESE, encoded by the exons ATGTCTGTATTACTTATCTTTGcgtttttcattttgttcttCCCACTGCTTGGAGTACGAACAGATGATTGTATGCCGACGAGATGCAGGAAAGGTGGCCCGTTAATTCAGTCTCCTTTCAGGCTTAAAGATCAACACCCAGAATATTGTGGCTATCCAGGTTTTGCTGTATATTGTGATGAGAAAAATGATACTGTGCTTGTACTGCCTCTCTCTTTAAAATTTGTAGTGAAGAAAATCAACTATGTGGATCGATTGGTTCAGCTTTACGATCCTGGAAAATGTCTTCCCCAGAAGCTACCATATCTAAACTTATCCGTCTCCCCGTTCCATTTTTTAGACACTGATAACATATTTGATGTCAATCTATTCAACTGTtcagttcaaaaaatatatttaggtaACGTCATTTCTTGCCTTAGTGATTCCAGCCATTATTTCTACGCAATCGATTTGGATGGCTATGATCAATGGGATTTGACTTCTTGCACCAGCATTCACAAAATTTCATCTGTTCCATGGTATGTATTTGATGCTACCGATCTGCACTTGGCCTGGTCTGAACCAGCATGTGACATCTGTGAACGTCGCGGACAAAGAtgcaacttaaaaaattacagtagCGGACGTCCAATCCAGTGCATAGACAAAGTGAATACCGATCCAG GAGGATCAAACAAGCCACTGTTTCCAG GTGCAACGTTGGCTTCTGTTCTTGTTGTGACAATATTCGCAGCTCTCTTGCTGCTTTACAGATCAATTAGAGTGAACAAAGAGAATGAACTGAAAATCGAGAAGTTTTTGGAAGATTACAGAGCCCTTAAGCCCACTAGATTCTCTTATTCTGATGTACGAAGGATCACTAATCAATTTAGTGAAAAACTGGGTGAAGGAGGCTATGGAATTGTGTACAAAGGAAAGCTGTCGAACGAAATAAATGTTGCAGTGAAGGTACTCAACAATTCCACGGGAAACGGAGAGGAGTTTGTCACTGAAGTAGGTACAATTGGGAGAATACACCACATCAACGTAGTCCGGTTGGTGGGCTTTTGTGCCGAAGGATTCAGAAGAGTTCTCGTATACGAATTCCTGCCAAATGATTCACTGGAAAAGTTCATTTTCCAAGCAGATCTCAAGAGAAATTCCCTTAGTTGGCCAAAGCTCCAAGATATTGCACTAGGCATCGCCAAAGGCATCGAATATCTTCACCAAGGATGTGATCAACAAATCCTCCATTTCGACATCAAGCCCCACAACATATTATTGGACCACAACTTCATTCCCAAGATCTGTGATTTTGGCCTAGCCAAGCTCTGCTCCAAGGAACAAAGTGCAGTAACAAT TATGGATGGGTTTCATCAAACAATGACGGCCGCCAGGGGAACGATGGGCTACATTGCACCTGAAGTATTGTCGAGGACTTTTGGTAGGGTGTCGTATAAGTCGGATGTGTATAGTTTTGGAATGTTGTTGCTTGAAATGGTAGGAGGTCGGAAAAACGTCGATCATGAAGCAAATACCAGCCAAGTGAACTTTCCACAGTGGATTTATAATCATTTGAATGTAGGAGAAGATCTTTGGCAAAACATTGAGCAAGAAGAAGACAGAAGCATAGCAAGGAAAGTTACTATTGTTGGACTTTGGTGCATCCAATGGCATCCAACAGATCGTCCGTCCATGAAAGTAGCGGTTCAAATGTTGGAAGGAGATGGACATAATCTCGATATGCCTCCAAACCCCTTCCCAGCTACAAATGCGACCAGTTCTGCTGCAGGATTGCGCGGAAGACAGTATCATAATGGGTTGCCACTCATATTAGAATCAGAGTGA
- the LOC105155520 gene encoding flavonoid 3',5'-hydroxylase-like produces the protein MDPFATVALLATVFMLSIVWMIKKTSKEAPPLPPGPRGLPILGYLPFLHENLHIQFTELAHKYGPIYKFKLGNKLCMVISSPSLVKEVVRDHDTVFANRDAPIAALIASYGGNDVVWTDYDSHWRMMRKIFSREMLSNSNIEGSYHLRRGEVRRALRDVYSKIGTPVDVGQVTFFIELNVIMSMIWGSTIEGAKRDRIGEEYWGVVSKLVDLLGKPNVSDYFPGLARFDVQGIAKEMKGYVQCVDRIVDEVVKERMGMAENGKIDQGKKDFLQTLIDLKESRNAETSINMTELRALLMDTVVGGTDTTSTIIQWVMAELLNHKEKLHKVQKELSDLIGLSTVVEESHLPKLRYLDAVVKETLRLHPAVPLLLPRRPSQSCVVGGYTIPKHATVFLNVWSIQRDPSLWDNPLEFNPERFLNGTDQEWDFHGNNFQYAPFGSGRRVCAGVALAERTLMYILASLLHSFEWRLPDGEDVDMAEKLGLVLRKSQPLIAIPTPRLCGEGLYV, from the exons ATGGATCCCTTTGCCACCGTAGCTCTTTTAGCCACAGTTTTCATGCTATCTATTGTATGGATGATCAAAAAAACAAGTAAAGAAGCGCCTCCCTTGCCTCCAGGGCCACGAGGCCTGCCAATACTCGGGTACTTGCCGTTTCTACATGAAAACCTACACATACAATTCACTGAACTAGCCCACAAATACGGCCCTATCTACAAGTTCAAGCTCGGAAACAAGCTCTGCATGGTGATCAGCTCGCCGTCCCTAGTAAAAGAGGTGGTACGTGATCACGATACAGTATTTGCCAACCGGGATGCGCCAATTGCTGCATTGATCGCGTCGTATGGAGGGAACGACGTTGTGTGGACGGACTACGACTCACACTGGCGCATGATGCGAAAGATATTTTCGAGGGAGATGCTCAGCAACAGCAACATTGAGGGGTCGTACCATCTCCGGAGGGGAGAGGTAAGGAGGGCCCTCAGAGATGTTTATTCCAAGATTGGGACGCCGGTGGACGTCGGTCAAGTAACGTTTTTCATTGAATTGAATGTGATAATGAGCATGATCTGGGGCAGCACGATCGAGGGGGCGAAGCGGGACAGGATCGGGGAGGAGTATTGGGGGGTGGTGTCGAAGCTCGTTGATTTGTTGGGGAAACCGAATGTTTCGGATTATTTTCCGGGTCTTGCCAGGTTTGATGTACAGGGGATTGCGAAAGAGATGAAGGGTTATGTGCAGTGTGTGGATAGAATCGTTGATGAGGTGGTGAAGGAGAGGATGGGGATGGCAGAAAATGGGAAAATTGATCAAGGGAAGAAGGATTTTCTGCAGACTCTTATAGATCTCAAGGAGAGCAGAAATGCTGAGACATCCATCAACATGACTGAGTTAAGGGCCCTTTTAATG GACACAGTGGTAGGTGGAACCGACACAACATCAACCATAATCCAATGGGTCATGGCAGAGCTTCTAAACCACAAGGAGAAACTGCATAAAGTGCAGAAAGAACTGTCGGATCTCATAGGCCTAAGCACCGTCGTCGAAGAATCCCATCTACCGAAACTGCGCTACTTGGACGCCGTAGTAAAAGAAACCCTGCGCTTACATCCCGCGGTGCCCCTTCTCCTCCCGCGACGCCCCAGTCAATCCTGCGTCGTCGGCGGGTACACAATCCCCAAACACGCCACTGTTTTTCTCAACGTGTGGTCCATTCAGAGAGACCCTAGTCTCTGGGACAATCCCCTGGAATTCAACCCGGAGAGGTTTCTAAACGGGACTGATCAAGAATGGGATTTTCATGGTAACAATTTTCAGTATGCGCCGTTTGGATCGGGCAGGAGGGTATGTGCTGGTGTGGCTCTGGCCGAGAGGACGCTGATGTATATATTAGCTTCACTTCTGCATTCATTTGAGTGGCGATTGCCGGACGGCGAAGATGTGGATATGGCGGAGAAACTCGGACTTGTGTTGAGGAAAAGCCAACCGTTGATTGCCATTCCCACGCCCAGGCTGTGTGGGGAGGGTCTGTATGTTTAG
- the LOC110012443 gene encoding uncharacterized protein LOC110012443, whose amino-acid sequence MTDKEEKEERISTDVGIQENDNRSISLVSAPLNGNNYLSWARSIKIALGARRKLGYIDGTQTKPMEDKEAIEQWQKNDYMVVSWILNSISKEIAEAFLYAESARDLWVELEMRFGESNGPLLYQIQREIASISQKNSTVAAYFTKLKRLWDELGSLDPLPVCTCGASKRMSERNASYQLIQFLMGLNDVYDHTKNQILIMDPLPSAAKAYSMVHRVERQRQVNSEFAEVEKEGVMAVQISETKPQSNMRTNFKKGPAVDKRQLQCDHCKRKGHLKEGCFELVGYPDWYKNMTDQRRIGSRPANTRMNNPRMNQQANSLQTTMNNEPDTNFSEMIRREMLKIMQDQNNSQMSSNFSDFQGYAGP is encoded by the exons ATGACagacaaagaagaaaaggaagagagAATTTCCACTGATGTAGgcattcaagaaaatgataatcGTAGCATTTCTTTGGTATCTGCACCATTGAACGGGAACAATTACTTGTCTTGGGCAAGATCTATCAAGATAGCCCTTGGAGCGAGAAGAAAATTGGGTTACATTGATGGCACACAAACAAAACCGATGGAAGATAAAGAAGCCATTGAGCAATGGCAGAAAAATGATTACATGGTAGTCTCTTGGATATTGAATTCAATATCAAAAGAGATTGCAGAAGCATTCTTGTACGCAGAATCAGCAAGGGACTTGTGGGTTGAACTCGAGATGCGGTTTGGTGAAAGCAATGGTCCACTCCTGTACCAAATCCAAAGGGAAATTGCATCCATCTCACAGAAAAATTCCACTGTTGCTGCATATTTTACAAAACTCAAGAGGCTATGGGATGAATTGGGATCTTTAGACCCCCTACCTGTGTGCACTTGTGGAGCCAGCAAAAGAATGTCAGAAAGAAACGCTTCCTACCAATTGATTCAATTTCTCATGGGTCTCAATGACGTCTATGATCATACCAAGAACCAGATATTAATCATGGATCCTTTGCCTTCCGCTGCAAAAGCATACTCCATGGTGCACCGAGTTGAAAGACAAAGACAAGTTAATTCTGAATTTGCTGAAGTAGAAAAAGAAGGAGTTATGGCGGTCCAAATTTCTGAGACAAAACCACAAAGCAACATGAggacaaatttcaagaaaggaCCTGCAGTTGATAAAAGGCAACTCCAATGTGATCACTGCAAAAGGAAGGGACATTTAAAGGAGGGATGTTTCGAACTTGTGGGGTACCCTGATTGGTACAAGAACATGACTGATCAGAGGAGAATTGGCAGCAGACCTGCGAATACAAGGATGAATAACCCAAGAATGAATCAACAAGCCAACAGTTTGCAGACAACCATGAATAATGAACCTGACactaatttttcagaaatgaTCAGGAGAGAAATGCTCAAGATCATGCAGGACCAAAATAACAGCCAGATGAGTTCGAACTTCTCTGATTTCCAAGGTTATGCAG GACCTTGA
- the LOC105155512 gene encoding 60S ribosomal protein L35a-3-like — protein sequence MVKGCQGERVKLYERGTVRGYKRSKSNQYPNISFIHIEGVNTQDEVAWYLGKCMAYIYNAKVKKNGSHYGCIWGKVVRPHGNSGVVRAKFKSNLPPKSMGARVRVFLYPSNI from the exons ATGGTGAAGGGTTGTCAGGGGGAGCGCGTCAA ACTCTACGAGCGTGGAACTGTACGTGGGTACAAAAG GTCGAAATCAAATCAGTATCCAAACATATCGTTTATACATATTGAGGGAGTGAATACTCAGGACGAAGTAGCTTGGTACCTTGGGAAGTGCATGGCTTACATTTACAATGCCAAGGTTAAGAAGAATGGCTCTCACTACGGTTGCATTTGGGGCAAGGTTGTGCGCCCTCATGGTAACAGTGGCGTCGTTCGGGCCAAGTTCAAGTCCAATCTTCCCCCAAAATCCATG GGAGCTAGAGTGAGGGTGTTCCTGTATCCAAGCAATATTTGA